Sequence from the Streptomyces peucetius genome:
CCTCCGCGACGGCGACGGCGCGACGGACGGTCCTCGTACTCGTCCTGCTCCTCGCCCTCCGCGGCCTCCGCCTGCTCGGGCTCCGCCTCTTCCTCGGCCGGGGCGGCCTCTGCGGCGGGCGCCTCGACGGGCTCCGCGGGCTCGCCGCGACGGCGGCGACGACGACGGCCTGCCGGCTCGGGCGCGGCCGCCTCGACGTGCTCCTCTTCCTCCTGCGGCTCCGGCTCGCCCGCAGCGGCGGCAGCCGCGGCGGCGGCCGTCTCCGGAGTCTGGAACATCGGCTCGGTGAAGACGGGCGCCTGGAAGGTGGGCACGGCCGGCCGTGCGGCGCGACCGCCACGGGCGGACGTCTCCTCGGCCTCCTCGGCGGGCTGCGCGGTGAACTGCGGCGAGGCCGCGCGGCGGCGCGTACGGCCACGGGTCGCGGCCTTCTCCGCGGCGGCGACCTCTGTCCCTTCGGCGGCGATCTGGGCGACGGCGCTCTCGGGCAGGCTCTCGCCCGCGTCTGCCGCGTCCTCGTCGGCCGCCTTGGGCGCGCCTGCGGCGGCGGTGGCCTTACGGGCGGCCCGGCGGCGGGTGCGCGGGGCGGGCGCCTCCTCCTCTTCGGCCTCGGCAGGCTCGGCGGCGACGGCCTCGGCCTCGGCGGGCTGGACCTCGTCGGCGCCGGTCCTGGGGGCACCGGCGGGCGCGGAAGCACGTCGGCGCGTGCGGCGGCGCGCGGGCGCCTCCTCGGCGGCCGCGGCTTCGGGCTCTTCGCTGACAGCGGCCACTGCGGCCTCCTCCTCGTCGGCCTCGGTGACCTCGGCCTCGATGACCGGCTCGGTGACCTCGGGCGCGACGGCCTTCGGCGCACCGGCCGGGGCGGACGCGCGGCGACGGGTGCGGCGGGTGGCTGCAGTCTCCGTCGTGGCGGCTGCGGGGGTCTCTTCGGCGGGCGCGGCGACTTCGCCGGCCTCGGCCTCGGCGGCTTCCGCGACCTGCGGCGAACCGGCCGGAGCCGTCGCCTTCCGCGTCGCACGACGACGGGCACGCGGCGCAGGCACCTCTTCGGCAGCCTCCTCCGCAACCGCCTCGGACGCCGCCGACTCCACGGTCCCGGCGGCAGCCGGCGCACCCGCAGGAGCGGACGCCCGGCGACGACGGCGCGGCGCGGCAGCCTCAGCGGCAACCGGCTCACCGGCCTCAGCAGCCTCCGCCTCGGCGGCCTCCGCCACCTGCGGCGAACCGGCCGGAGCCGTCGCCTTCCGCGTCGCACGACGACGGGCACGCGGCGCTTCGGTCACGGCCTGCGCCACCTGGGCCGCCTCTGCGGCATCGGGCTCGGCGGATGCCTCGTCGGCAGCGTCGCCGGAGCCCTCCACCACGGCGCCCACTGCGGCGACGGCCGGGATCACGGCCTCGGCGGCCTGCACCTGGTCTGCGCTCTCCGCGGCCTCGGCCGTCTGCGGCGCGCCCGCCGGACGCGACGCGGCGCGGCGCCTGCGGCGCGGCGGCAGCGTGTCGCTGGGGCTGTTGTTGTTGTCTTCGTTGTTGTTACCGGCGGTGCCGGTTTCGTTCGGCTCGAGCATGCGGGCGGTTCTCCCGTCACGCTCCCGGGCGCCGCGCCTGGTCCGGTCCGGCCGCGGCCCGCGTGATGTGCGCGGTGCCGCCGTCCGGGGCGCGGGCGCCGCACGGGAGCTGATGTCTGGCTCGCCGGTTCCGTACGCGATGTACGCACGGCCTGGCGAAAGTCTCCTGTGTCATCGCGCGGCCCGACCCTGGTGGCTCCCGAGTGCAAGAGCCGCGCTACGACGACCGTCCTTACGCGGCGGGACCTTCCGGCGCCGTCGCAGAAGCGGTCCCGGCGGCCGTGGATGGAACGGCCGGGGCTGCCTCGCGGTCGGGCGCGAGCGGGTCGGTCACCGTGCCGGACTCCTCGTCGAAGAGCCCCTGCGCCAGCCTGGTCACCGCTGCGGGGACCGGCGGCGCCAGGTCGGCCACAGCTCGGAGACCGGACAGGACGTCGTCGGGTCGCACGGCAGGTGTCACGTGCCGAACAACCAGGCGCAGTATCGCACAGGGCCCGTCCCCGCTCCTATCGGACGCCGCGTGGCCGGCCTCGAGGCCGGCCACGGCGCCGCGTGCGTCGAACGTGCGCATGCCGTTCTTCGTCTTCCGCTGGACCTCGACGGTCTCCGCGGCGAGGAAGGCGGCCACGGCACTCTCGGCGTCCCGGGGCTCGACACCCTCCAGACGCAGCTCCCACACGGAGGCGGTGAGCCGGTCGGCGAGCCCGGAGGTCCGGGCCTCGACGGCGTCGGTGATGTCGAGACCGGCCGGCAGCGACTCGTCGAGCAGCTCGCGCAGCTTGTCCGGGTCGCGCCGGTCGGTGAGGGCGATCTCCAGGTATTCGGCCTCGCTGCCCGTGCCGGTGGGGGCGGCATTGGCGTACGACACCTTGGGGTGCGGGGTGAAGCCCGCCGAGTACGCCATGGGCACCTCGGCGCGCCGCAGCGCCCGCTCGAAGGCGCGCTGGAAGTCACGGTGGCTGGTGAACCGGAGGCGGCCGCGCTTGGTGTAGCGCAGTCGGATGCGCTGCACCGCAGGTGCGGGCGGCGGGCCTTCGGGCTGTCGCTTGCCCAGTGGTTCTTCTCCTCGGTGTGGAGCGGGCGCGGGTGGCGCGCCGCCCTCAACGTGTGGGGTGCTCCCCGGGGGCCGACCGGTTCACCCCTGCTTGTGCAGGGAGATCTCGGGCTCGGCCGCCGCGCCGGGAACGGTCTGTGTTTGTTGTCTGCCACCCAGGTTACGCGCCTGACCGGCCGTACCCACCACGGGCTGCGGCTCGCGGGGCGTGCCGATCAGCGCCCGCCAGGCGTCGCGCCGTGCCCGGCGCACTGTTTCCCGGGCCGACGCGAGCGCCGCCCGGGTAGCACGGCCGGCCTGCACGGCGGCCTCGGCGACCGGCCGCCACACGGCGTCGCGCACGAAGTGCCCGACGGGCGTGCACACACTGCGGTGGAACCAGCGCGCCGGGCGGCCCACCAGGTTCCACGCGAGCCACTTCAGGCCGCGGCCGACCGCACGCGAGATGTAGCCGGCGATCCGCCAGGCCACGGCGAGCGCCGCCGCGATCTCACGGCCGACGGGGGCGAGGACGTACCGGTACAGCCACACCACGGGGACCACCAGCAGCGTCCGCACGAGCCATACGAAGCCCCGGCCGAGGGCGTGCAGGAGCCAGGCGATGCCGTGGCCGAGCGGGGTCAGCAGCTGCCGGTACACCCACACCACGGGCACCACCAGTACGTACGTCACCACCGGCACCACCACATACCGCCACAGCGCCACCCACGGCCAGTAGAACAACGCCTTGCCGAGCCAGGTCAGCACGGCCGCGAGCCCGTGGCCGAGCGGGGTGAGGAGCGTGCGACCGATCCACCGCGCCGGCGCGAGAAGCAAGTGCTCCACGAGCCAGGCGATGCCGTGGCCGAGCGGGGTCAGCAACTGGCGGTACACCCACACCACGGGCACCACCAGCCCGCACGTCACCACCGGCACCACCACATACCGCCACAGCGCCACCCACGGCCAGTAGAACAACGCCTTGGCAATCACGGTGGCCACCCACCCCACGGCACGCGCCACAGGGTTGATCACCTTCTCGAAGACCCAGGCCAGCGCCCGCCCGAGCGGTCTCAGCAGCACCCGATCCACGGCCCGGCCGCACAGGACGAGGACGTCCCACACCATCCGCACGGGGACGACGACGAGCAGCACCACGACGCGCACCGGGATCCGGACGACCTGAGCAAGGCAGCCGTCGCCCGGCTCGTAGTCCTTCGGGGCCATGTGCGCGCCGTGGCGCTGCGGGGCGGTCCCCTGCGACGGCTTCTCCAAGTCCATGACAGAGATGACGCGGCGGAGACCTGTTCGGATCCATTACCAGCGGTTTTTCCCGCTCACGCGGGGCGGGTGGCTCCGTCGACACGGCGCGGGACGTGCAGCGGGTTGTCGTCGCGCAGCTCCGGCGGCAACAGCGCCGCCGGAACTCTGGTAACTGACGGGCCGCAGGAAGCGTTCGAGGGCACCGGTGCCGACCGAGGTGGTCGCCGGGGCGGAGGTGGCGGGGCAGGGACCTCCATGGATCACGGCGTGACCGACCTCCACGCCGGTGGGCCAGCCGTTGAAGACGACGCGCCGGCCAGGAGTTCCAGGGTGTCGAGGAGACGGGAGGCGGTGGGGAGGTCGGCGTCCGTGGCGTGGACGGTCGCGGTGAGCTGGCCTTCGAGGGCCGCGGCGAGGTTCTCCATGCCGGTGGCCGCGGGCACCCCTACGACGAGGGAGGCCGGGCCGAAGACCTCTGCCCGCAGTGCGGGAGTGGCGAGGAAGGTCTCGGCGTCCGTGACGAGGACGGCCGCCCGGCCGGGGGTGGCCACCTCGTCGTTCTCCCCGCCGCGGGCACGGACCGTGACCCCTTCGACGGCCTCGAGACCGGCCAGTCCCTGTGTGCAGTTGCCGTGGATGCCGGGCGAAAGCATGGGTGTTGCCGTGTAGTGACGGACCGCGGCTGCCGCGGCCCGTACGAAGCGCTCCAGGTCTTCGCCCTCGTGGGCGAAGACGAGCCCCGGGCTGGTGCACATCTGCCCCGTCGAGCTGGTCATGGAGGCGATGAAGGCGCGGCCGAGGCCGTCCGGGTCCCGGCGCAGGGCGTTTGGCAGCAGGAAGACCGGGTCGACGCTGGACATCTCGGCGAACACGGGTATCGGCTCGGGCCTGCGTGAGGCGGTCTCACAGAGCGCGAGTCCGCCCCGGCGGGATCCCGTGAATCCCACGGCCTTGATAGGCGGATCGGTGACCAGCGCACGACCGAGGTCGGGGCCGGGGCCGGGGCCGGGGCCGTGGAGCAGCGAGAAGGTGCCTTCCGGCAGGCCGTGTTCGCGAACCGCCGCCCGGACGGCGCGGCCGACGAGTTCGCTGGTGCCCGGGTGGGAGGGGTGCGCCTTGACGACCACGGGAGCGCCGGCGGCCAGGGCGGAGGCGGTGTCGCCGCCGGCGACGGAGAAGGCGAGCGGGAAGTTGCTCGCGGTGAAGACCACGACGGGGCCGAGCGGGATGCGGCGGCGGCGCAGGTCGGGGCGCGGCACGGGGGTCCGCCCGGGCAGAGCGGGGTCGATGTGCGCGTCCAGCCAGCCGCCCTCGCGGACGACGGCCGCGAACATGCGCAGTCGGCCGGTCGTGCGGTCGCGTTCGCTCTCGACGCGTGCGGCGGGCAACCCGGTCTCGTCGCGTACGCGCTCCAGCAGCGTGGGGCCGAGGTCCTCGATGTGCCGCGCGATGCTCTCGAGGAAGGCGGCCCTCGCTTCCAGGGACGTGTGGCGGTAGCCGTGGAACGCCTGTTGGGCCAGGCGCACGGCGAGTTCGGCCTCGTCGCGGGTGGCGGCGGTGAAGAGGGGCCCGTCGGAGCGCCCGTGCGGGGGTCGGTGGCCCGGAAAGCGGGGCCGGAGCCCGTCACGTCGTCGACGCCGATGAGCTGCGCCCCGGTGAGCCCGGTCGGGTCGGGGACGGCGGTCTGCCGTGCGGCGGATGCGGTTCCCATGGCGTCAGACCGCCTTCCTGACGAGGTCGGCCAGTTCCGCGGTCTCGGTTTCGGTGAGGTCGGTCAGCGGCGTGCGGACCGGCCCCGCGGGGTGGCCTACGACCCTCATGCCGGCCTTGACGATGCTGACCGCGTAGCCGGGGCGGCGGCTGCGGAGCGCGCAGTACGGCAGGACGAAGTCGTTCAGGCGCCGGCGGACCCCGGCGCTGTCGTGCGCGCGCACCGCTTCGTAGAAGTCGAGGGCGAACTGCGGCAGGAAGTTGAAGACGGCGGACGAGTAGGTGCTGACGCCGAGCTCCAGATAGGGCACCGCGAACATCTCGGCGGTGGGCAGTCCGCCGACGTAGACGAGACGGTCGCCGAGCCGGGCGTGGATCCGCGTCATCAGCTCCAGGTCGCCGACGCCGTCCTTGAAGCCGATGAGGTTGGGGCAGGAGTCGGCGAGCTCCGCGACCGTGCTGTCGTCGTAGACGGCATCGGCCCGGCTGTAGACGATGACGCCGAGACGGGTCGCCCGGCACACGGCCTTCACATGCGCGGCAAGTCCCTCCTGCGACGCCTCCGTCAGATAGGGAGGCAGCAGGAGGATCGCGTCGGCGCCGTCGTTCTCGGCCTGCCGGGCGAGTTCCACGGCGGTGGCTCGCCGGTGGAGGCGCGCTACTTCCACGAACTCCTGATCAGCGTCTTCCGCGCGGCCCGGATCACCCCGGTCTTCTCCCAGTACCTCAGCCAGGTCCACAGCATCCTGGCACTGGTCAACGGCGGCTGGGGAGTGGCGCTGGTGCCCGAGACCGCTGCCCTGCTGCGCTACGCCGGCGTCGTCTTCCGACCCGTACGGCTGAGCGCCCCGGCCCCCGTCGAGCTCACGCTCGCGTGGCGGACCAACAACCACAACCCCGCCCTGAGCGCTCTCCTCGAACATCTGTGAGGCCCATAGGAGGCCTCGCCGTCCGATTCCTTTTCGGCATCACAGGATACGAAACAAGTGTTGGACCTGTATCCGTGCGTCTCCCAGCTTCCTCTGTAGCGAGAGTCCGCCGGAGCCTCACCAGGGGCAGGTGCTCCTTCCGGCGACAACATTCACCTCTTGCCCTGGTCCGTCGAGGACCGGGTTGAGCCGCACCCGCAGGTGCCTGAGGAGAAGGGGCGCTCCATGCCCTCCGCTCGTGACACCCCCACTGCCTCCCCCCTGGACAGTGCCGTCACCAAAGTCTTCCGCCGTGTGGTACCCCTCTTCATCGTCATGCTGGTCTGCAATCAGCTGAACCGCTCCAACATCGGATACGCCCAGGTCCATCTGGAGGCGGACGTCGGCATCGGCGCCGCCGCCTACGGATTCGGCGCCGGCCCGTTCTTCGTCGCGTACGCCATCTTCGAACTCCCCAGCAACGTACTGATGGAGCGCTACGGCCCCAAGGTCTGGCTGACCCGCATCATGGTCAGCTGGGGCCTGGTGTCCGCAGCGATGGCGTTCGTCAACGGCCCCGTCATGTTCTACGTGCTGCGCTTCCTGCTCGGGGTGGCGGAAGCGGGCTTCTTCCCCGCCAGCATCTTCTATTTCTCCCGCTGGCTGCCCGGGTCGCACCGGGGCCGCGCCACCGCCATGTTCGTCGCCGGATCCTCCATCGCCGCCGCGATCTCCGGCCCGGTCTCCGGGCCTCTGCTCTCACTCGACGGAGCGGGCGGGATCACGGGCTGGCAGTGGCTGTTCGGCATCGAGGGCATGCTGTCCGTCGTCGTGGGCTGCGTCGCCTACCGCCTGCTCGACTCGAAGATCAAGGACGCCCGCTGGCTGAGCGGTGCCGAACAGCGGGCTCTGACCGACAGCGTGGAACGCGAGGACGAGGCCAGGCGCCGCGAGGCCGGCGCCGGGGCGGGAACCACGTCCCGCTGGAAGCTCCTGCTCAACCCCCAGGTGCTGGTCTTCTGCGGCATCTACCCCCCGCCCCCCGTCCGGCGACCTGACGGCCCTGGCCCCGAGACACCGCACCCGCCTCCCGTCCCGGGACCGGCCACGCCGTCGCTCCTCCCCCGCCCCGTACCTCCGACCCAAGGACTCCCATGAGCGCCGCGCCCCTCGGCACCCCCCAGCCAGTCGTCACTTCGATGCGCGTCATCCCCGTCGCGGGCCAGGACAGCATGCTGCTGAACCTCAGCGGCGCCCACGCCCCCTACTTCACCCGTAATCTCGTCGTCCTGACCGACTCCGAGGGGCGCACCGGGGTGGGCGAGGTCCCTGGTGGCGAGAAGATCCGCTCCACGCTGCAGGAGGCCGAGGACCTGGTGGCCGGGCAGCCCCTCGGCCAGTACCACGCGGTCCTGCGCGCGGTCCGCGAGCGCTTCGGGGACCGGGACACCGGCGGGCGGGGCTCGCAGACCTTCGACCTGCGGATCACGGTGCATGCCGTCACCGCCCTGGAGTCCGCCCTGCTCGACCTTCTCGGACAGCATCTGGGTGTGCCCGTGAGCGCGCTGCTGGGTGAGGGGCGGCAGCGGGACCGCGTGCCTGTGCTCGGCTACCTCTTCTACATCGGCGACCGCGGGCGCACCGACCTGCCCTACCGCAGCGAGCCGGACGCCCAGGACGACTGGCTGCGACTGCGGAACGAGGAGGCGCTCACCCCCGCCGCTGTCGTCGCCCTCGCGGAGGCTGCCCAGCGGCGTTACGGGTTCCAGGACTTCAAGCTCAAGGGTGGTGTCCTGGAGGGCCGGCAGGAGGCCGAGGCGGTCCGGGCCCTCGCCGAGCGCTTCCCCGGGGCCCGGATCACGCTGGACCCCAACGGCGCCTGGCCGGTGGAGGAAGCCGTCGCGCTGGGCCGCGAGCTGGCCGGCGTCCTCGCCTACGCGGAGGACCCGTGCGGCCCGGAGGGCGGCTACTCCGGCCGCGAGACGATGGCCGAGTTCCGGCGCGCCACCGGGCTGCGGACCGCCACCAACATGATCGCCACCGACTGGCGGCAGCTCAGCCACGCCGTTCGCGCCGACGCGGTCGACATCCCGCTGGCCGACCCCCACTTCTGGACCATGCAGGGCTCCGTACGGGTCGCCCAGCTCTGCGAGGCGTGGGGGCTGACCTGGGGCTCGCACTCCAACAACCACTTCGACGTGTCGCTGGCCATGTTCACCCATGTCGCCGCCGCGGCCCCCGGTGAGATCACGGCCATCGACACCCACTGGATCTGGCAGGACGGCCAGCGGCTCACCACCGAACCCTTCGAGATCAGAGACGGCATGCTCGATGTGCCCGTATGCCCGGGTCTGGGCGTCACTCTCGACATGGAGCAGGTGGAGGCGGCCCACGAGCTCTACCGCAGCCTGGGGCTCGGGTCCCGGGACGACGCGACCGCCATGCGTCACCTGGTGCCCGGCTGGGAGTTCGACAGCAAGCGGCCCGCGCTGGTGCGGTGAGCACGGGAAAGGGCCCGGCCGCAGGTTTCCCCACGGCCGGGCCCTTTCCGGTTGTCCCGGCGGCGCTACTTCACGACGGTCAGCGGGAGCAGCTTCTTGCCCGTCGGGCCGACCTGGATGTGGGTGTCCATCTGCGGGCACACGCCGCAGTCGAAGCACGGCGTCCAGCGGCAGTCCTCGACCTCGGTCTCGTCGAGGGCGTCCTGCCAGTCCTCCCAGAGCCAGTCCTTGTCGAGACCGGAGTCCAGGTGGTCCCAGGGCAGGACCTCCTCGTACGTGCGCTCACGGGTCGTGTACCAGTCGACGTCGACGCCGAAGTCCGGCAGCGTCTTCTCGGCGCACGCCATCCAGCGGTCGTACGAGAAGTGCTCGCGCCAGCCGTCGAAGCGGCCGCCGTCCTCGTACACGGCGCGGATGACCGCGCCGACACGGCGGTCGCCGCGCGAGAGCAGGCCCTCGACGATGCCGGGCTTGCCGTCGTGGTAGCGGAAGCCGATCGAGCGGCCGTACTTCTTGTCGCCGCGGATCTTGTCGCGCAGCTTCTCCAGGCGCGCGTCGGTCTCCTCGGCGCTCAGCTGCGGCGCCCACTGGAACGGGGTGTGCGGCTTGGGCACGAACCCGCCGATGGACACCGTGCAGCGGATGTCGTTCTGTCCGGAGACCTTGCGGCCCTCGGCGATGACCTTGACGGCCATGTCGCCGATCTGGAGGACGTCCTCGTCGGTCTCCGTCGGCAGACCGCACATGAAGTACAGCTTCACCTGCCGCCAGCCGTTGCCGTACGCGGTGGAGACCGTACGGATCAGGTCCTCCTCCGAGACCATCTTGTTGATGACCTTGCGCATGCGCTCGGAGCCGCCCTCGGGGGCGAAGGTCAGGCCGGAGCGGCGGCCGTTCCTGGTGAGCTCGTTGGCGAGATCGACGTTGAACGCGTCGACCCGCGTCGACGGCAGGGAGAGACCGATCTTGTCCTCCTCGTACCGGTCGGCCAGGCCCTTCGCGATGTCGCCGATCTCGCTGTGGTCCGCGGAGGACAGCGACAGCAGGCCGACCTCCTCGAAGCCGGTCGCCTTGAGACCCTTGTCGACCATGTCGCCGATGCCGGTGATGCTTCGCTCCCGCACGGGGCGCGTGATCATGCCGGCCTGGCAGAAACGGCAGCCGCGGGTGCAGCCGCGGAAGATCTCGACGGACATCCGCTCGTGGACGGTCTCCGCGAGCGGGACCAGCGGCTGCTTCGGGTAGGGCCACTCGTCGAGGTCCATGACGGTGTGCTTGGACACTCGCCACGGCACACCCGACTTGTTGGGCACGACGCGGCCGATGCGGCCGTCGGGCAGGTACTCCACGTCGTAGAAGCGCGGCACGTACACGTTGCCGGTCTTCGCGAGACGGAACAGGACCTCCTCGCGCCCGCCCGGGCGGCCCTCCGCCTTCCAGGCGCGGATGATCTCGGTCATGTCGAGAACGGCCTGCTCGCCGTCGCCGATGACCGCGCAGTCGATGAAGTCCGCGATCGGCTCGGGGTTGAACGCGGCGTGACCGCCGGCCAGCACGATCGGATGATCGACCGTGCGGTCCCTGGACTCCAGCGGGATGCCCGCGAGGTCCAGCGCCGTGAGCATGTTGGTGTAGCCGAGCTCGGTGGAGAAGCTGAGCCCGAACACGTCGAACGCGCCGACGGGCCGGTGGCTGTCCACGGTGAACTGCGGCACCTTGTGCTCGCGCATCAGTTCCTCGAGGTCCGGCCACACGCTGTAGGTGCGCTCCGCGAGCACGCCCTCGCGTTCGTTCAGCACCTCGTAGAGGATCATGACGCCCTGGTTGGGCAGACCGACCTCGTAGGCGTCCGGGTACATGAGGGCCCAGCGCACGTCGCAGGACTCCCAGGGCTTGACGGTGGAGTTCAGCTCACCGCCGACGTACTGGATGGGCTTCTGCACATGCGGAAGCAGCGCTTCGAGCTGTGGGAAGACCGACTCGGCAGACATGGAAACCTATCTGGGCTGACAAGGGGGCGACTCTCAAGCGTACCCGCCCGCTCAGCCGTCCAGCGCCGCCCTGATCCCGGGGGCCGAGGCCTCGTCCCACACCGCCGGCAGCTCCGCCTCGCGTTGCGCCGCGCGGGCCTCCTCCCTGCCGAACAGCAACCCCCAGACGAAGGCGCTCTCGCCCGCCGCGTGGGCCCGGACCGCGAGCTCCCGCAGGGCTTCCCGTGCGACGACGCTGTCCTGGTGGTCGCCGAGGACCTTCTGCACCGCCTTCATGCGCTTCCCGAAGCGCTTCGCCGCCCCGCCGAGCGCGGGCCGCGCCACCTCGGCCGCGTACCGGGCGCGTTTGGCGGCCTTGCGGGCGTCGTGCATGGCGAGGTCCCGCTCCTCACCGGCGGGCAGCGACAGGGCCTTGTCCATCCGGGCGGCCAGCCGGTCGTACTCCTTGAGCACCGCCTTGGCGAGCACGGCACCGGGCGCCCGGCCGGCGGCCTTCAGCAACGGCGGTTCGGCGCGCAGCGCGTCCAGCGAGTCGAGCAGCGCCAGGTAGCGGTCGCTGTCGAGCGCGGCGACCGCGGTGCTTCGCGCCCCCGCCGCTCCGGCGACGGACCACTGCCGCAGCCGGGCGGCGACCGGGCCGAGCAGCAGCGTCCCCGGTACGGCGTCGACCCGGCCGCGCAGCCGCTCGGCGAGCACCTCCTGGTCACGGGCGACGCCCAGCTCCCCCGCGAGCCACTTGAGCTCGTCGATCACCGGCTGTGTGGCTTCGCGGTCGAGGACCTTGCGGTACGTCCGCAGTGCACTGCGCAGCCGCCGGGTGGCGACCCGCATCTGGTGCACGGTGTCGGGCAGGTCGCGGCGCACGCCTGCGTCGTACGCGACAATCGCGGCCGTCTGCTCGCTCACGTAGGCGAGCACTTGGTCGCCCGCCGTACGGGACCCGGACGGCTCCGGCGGGCGCGCCGGGCCGGCGCCGGTCTCGGTCAGCGCCCTGGCGAGCTTCGACGGCGCGGCTGCCGCGCGCACCCCGGCCTTGCGGAGCCGCTTGTCGACGGCGTCGAGGAAGGCGGGGTCGCCGCCGTCCGCCAGCTCCACCTCGATCTCGTCCCACTGTGCGGTGCCCTCGCCGCCGTCGAGCCGCTCGGCGACCACGGCGTCCCGGCTGAGCTCGGCGAGGAGCGTGCTGTCGGCGTCGACGAGATGGTGCACGTCCCGGGAGGACAGCAGCCGCACGACGGGGGCGAGGTCCTCGTTGCGGGTGTACGCCCGCACCAGGGCGGCCAGGCCGGCCGGCA
This genomic interval carries:
- a CDS encoding TIGR03936 family radical SAM-associated protein, with amino-acid sequence MQRIRLRYTKRGRLRFTSHRDFQRAFERALRRAEVPMAYSAGFTPHPKVSYANAAPTGTGSEAEYLEIALTDRRDPDKLRELLDESLPAGLDITDAVEARTSGLADRLTASVWELRLEGVEPRDAESAVAAFLAAETVEVQRKTKNGMRTFDARGAVAGLEAGHAASDRSGDGPCAILRLVVRHVTPAVRPDDVLSGLRAVADLAPPVPAAVTRLAQGLFDEESGTVTDPLAPDREAAPAVPSTAAGTASATAPEGPAA
- a CDS encoding aldehyde dehydrogenase (NADP(+)), giving the protein MRLAQQAFHGYRHTSLEARAAFLESIARHIEDLGPTLLERVRDETGLPAARVESERDRTTGRLRMFAAVVREGGWLDAHIDPALPGRTPVPRPDLRRRRIPLGPVVVFTASNFPLAFSVAGGDTASALAAGAPVVVKAHPSHPGTSELVGRAVRAAVREHGLPEGTFSLLHGPGPGPGPDLGRALVTDPPIKAVGFTGSRRGGLALCETASRRPEPIPVFAEMSSVDPVFLLPNALRRDPDGLGRAFIASMTSSTGQMCTSPGLVFAHEGEDLERFVRAAAAAVRHYTATPMLSPGIHGNCTQGLAGLEAVEGVTVRARGGENDEVATPGRAAVLVTDAETFLATPALRAEVFGPASLVVGVPAATGMENLAAALEGQLTATVHATDADLPTASRLLDTLELLAGASSSTAGPPAWRSVTP
- a CDS encoding 5-dehydro-4-deoxyglucarate dehydratase, which codes for MEVARLHRRATAVELARQAENDGADAILLLPPYLTEASQEGLAAHVKAVCRATRLGVIVYSRADAVYDDSTVAELADSCPNLIGFKDGVGDLELMTRIHARLGDRLVYVGGLPTAEMFAVPYLELGVSTYSSAVFNFLPQFALDFYEAVRAHDSAGVRRRLNDFVLPYCALRSRRPGYAVSIVKAGMRVVGHPAGPVRTPLTDLTETETAELADLVRKAV
- a CDS encoding LysR substrate-binding domain-containing protein, whose amino-acid sequence is MEARYFHELLISVFRAARITPVFSQYLSQVHSILALVNGGWGVALVPETAALLRYAGVVFRPVRLSAPAPVELTLAWRTNNHNPALSALLEHL
- a CDS encoding MFS transporter, coding for MPSARDTPTASPLDSAVTKVFRRVVPLFIVMLVCNQLNRSNIGYAQVHLEADVGIGAAAYGFGAGPFFVAYAIFELPSNVLMERYGPKVWLTRIMVSWGLVSAAMAFVNGPVMFYVLRFLLGVAEAGFFPASIFYFSRWLPGSHRGRATAMFVAGSSIAAAISGPVSGPLLSLDGAGGITGWQWLFGIEGMLSVVVGCVAYRLLDSKIKDARWLSGAEQRALTDSVEREDEARRREAGAGAGTTSRWKLLLNPQVLVFCGIYPPPPVRRPDGPGPETPHPPPVPGPATPSLLPRPVPPTQGLP
- the gudD gene encoding glucarate dehydratase, whose translation is MSAAPLGTPQPVVTSMRVIPVAGQDSMLLNLSGAHAPYFTRNLVVLTDSEGRTGVGEVPGGEKIRSTLQEAEDLVAGQPLGQYHAVLRAVRERFGDRDTGGRGSQTFDLRITVHAVTALESALLDLLGQHLGVPVSALLGEGRQRDRVPVLGYLFYIGDRGRTDLPYRSEPDAQDDWLRLRNEEALTPAAVVALAEAAQRRYGFQDFKLKGGVLEGRQEAEAVRALAERFPGARITLDPNGAWPVEEAVALGRELAGVLAYAEDPCGPEGGYSGRETMAEFRRATGLRTATNMIATDWRQLSHAVRADAVDIPLADPHFWTMQGSVRVAQLCEAWGLTWGSHSNNHFDVSLAMFTHVAAAAPGEITAIDTHWIWQDGQRLTTEPFEIRDGMLDVPVCPGLGVTLDMEQVEAAHELYRSLGLGSRDDATAMRHLVPGWEFDSKRPALVR
- a CDS encoding TIGR03960 family B12-binding radical SAM protein, which translates into the protein MSAESVFPQLEALLPHVQKPIQYVGGELNSTVKPWESCDVRWALMYPDAYEVGLPNQGVMILYEVLNEREGVLAERTYSVWPDLEELMREHKVPQFTVDSHRPVGAFDVFGLSFSTELGYTNMLTALDLAGIPLESRDRTVDHPIVLAGGHAAFNPEPIADFIDCAVIGDGEQAVLDMTEIIRAWKAEGRPGGREEVLFRLAKTGNVYVPRFYDVEYLPDGRIGRVVPNKSGVPWRVSKHTVMDLDEWPYPKQPLVPLAETVHERMSVEIFRGCTRGCRFCQAGMITRPVRERSITGIGDMVDKGLKATGFEEVGLLSLSSADHSEIGDIAKGLADRYEEDKIGLSLPSTRVDAFNVDLANELTRNGRRSGLTFAPEGGSERMRKVINKMVSEEDLIRTVSTAYGNGWRQVKLYFMCGLPTETDEDVLQIGDMAVKVIAEGRKVSGQNDIRCTVSIGGFVPKPHTPFQWAPQLSAEETDARLEKLRDKIRGDKKYGRSIGFRYHDGKPGIVEGLLSRGDRRVGAVIRAVYEDGGRFDGWREHFSYDRWMACAEKTLPDFGVDVDWYTTRERTYEEVLPWDHLDSGLDKDWLWEDWQDALDETEVEDCRWTPCFDCGVCPQMDTHIQVGPTGKKLLPLTVVK
- a CDS encoding CYTH and CHAD domain-containing protein, with translation MADTKREIERKYEATPDSPMPDLREVPGVADVVGKGVAELDAVYYDTPGLRLAAASITLRRRTGGADAGWHLKLPVSPGVRDEITAPLSDEVPAGLAALVRAYTRNEDLAPVVRLLSSRDVHHLVDADSTLLAELSRDAVVAERLDGGEGTAQWDEIEVELADGGDPAFLDAVDKRLRKAGVRAAAAPSKLARALTETGAGPARPPEPSGSRTAGDQVLAYVSEQTAAIVAYDAGVRRDLPDTVHQMRVATRRLRSALRTYRKVLDREATQPVIDELKWLAGELGVARDQEVLAERLRGRVDAVPGTLLLGPVAARLRQWSVAGAAGARSTAVAALDSDRYLALLDSLDALRAEPPLLKAAGRAPGAVLAKAVLKEYDRLAARMDKALSLPAGEERDLAMHDARKAAKRARYAAEVARPALGGAAKRFGKRMKAVQKVLGDHQDSVVAREALRELAVRAHAAGESAFVWGLLFGREEARAAQREAELPAVWDEASAPGIRAALDG